One region of Streptomyces sp. CG4 genomic DNA includes:
- the deoC gene encoding deoxyribose-phosphate aldolase, translated as MPTTAPTAHALSDVTASDSTLRRFLHGLPGVDAVGLEARAASLGTRSIKTTAKAYAIDLAISMVDLTTLEGADTPGKVRALGAKAAHPDPTDRTAPTTAAVCVYPDMVAVAKEAVAGSGVKVASVATAFPAGRAALDVKLADVRDAVAAGADEIDMVIDRGAFLAGKYLKVYDEIVAVKQACGDRARLKVIFETGELSTYDNIRRASWLGMLAGADFIKTSTGKVAVNATPANTLLMLEAVRDFRAQTGVQVGVKPAGGIRTSKDAVKFLVLVNETAGADWLDNHWFRFGASSLLNDLLMQRQKLATGRYSGPDYVTVD; from the coding sequence ATGCCCACTACCGCACCCACAGCTCACGCTCTCTCGGACGTCACCGCGTCCGACAGCACGCTGCGCCGCTTCCTGCACGGGCTGCCCGGCGTCGACGCGGTCGGCCTGGAGGCGCGCGCCGCGTCTCTCGGCACCCGTTCCATCAAGACCACCGCGAAGGCGTACGCCATCGACCTCGCCATCTCGATGGTCGACCTGACGACGCTGGAAGGCGCGGACACCCCGGGCAAGGTCCGGGCGCTCGGCGCCAAGGCGGCCCACCCGGACCCGACGGACCGGACGGCCCCCACGACCGCGGCCGTCTGCGTCTACCCCGACATGGTGGCCGTCGCCAAGGAGGCCGTCGCCGGCTCCGGCGTCAAGGTCGCCTCCGTCGCCACCGCCTTCCCGGCCGGCCGCGCCGCCCTCGACGTGAAGCTGGCCGACGTGCGCGATGCCGTCGCCGCGGGCGCCGACGAGATCGACATGGTCATCGACCGGGGCGCGTTCCTCGCCGGCAAGTACCTGAAGGTGTACGACGAGATCGTCGCCGTGAAGCAGGCCTGCGGCGACCGCGCCCGGCTGAAGGTCATCTTCGAGACCGGCGAGCTGTCGACGTACGACAACATCCGCCGCGCCTCCTGGCTCGGCATGCTCGCCGGCGCCGACTTCATCAAGACCTCGACGGGCAAGGTGGCGGTCAACGCCACGCCCGCCAACACCCTGCTGATGCTGGAGGCCGTGCGGGACTTCCGCGCCCAGACCGGCGTCCAGGTCGGCGTGAAGCCGGCCGGCGGCATCCGCACCTCCAAGGACGCCGTCAAGTTCCTGGTCCTGGTCAACGAGACCGCGGGCGCGGACTGGCTGGACAACCACTGGTTCCGCTTCGGCGCCTCCTCGCTCCTGAACGACCTGCTGATGCAGCGTCAGAAGCTGGCCACCGGCCGCTACTCCGGCCCCGACTACGTGACGGTGGACTGA
- a CDS encoding aldehyde dehydrogenase family protein, with translation MASVFEYAPAPESRSVVDIAPSYGLFIDGEFAEAADGKVFKTVSPSTEEVLSEVAQAGEADVDRAVKAARKAFEKWSALPGSERAKFLFRIARIIQERSRELAVLETLDNGKPIKETRDADLPLVAAHFFYYAGWADKLDHAGFGANPRPLGVAGQVIPWNFPLLMLAWKIAPALATGNTVVLKPAETTPLSALFFADICRQAGLPKGVVNILPGYGDAGAALVAHPDVNKVAFTGSTAVGKEIARTVAGTRKKLTLELGGKGANIVFDDAPIDQAVEGIVTGIFFNQGQVCCAGSRLLVQESIQDELLDSLKRRLSTLRLGDPLDKNTDIGAINSAEQLARITALAERGEAEGAERWSPACELPGSGYWFAPTLFTNVTQAHTIARDEIFGPVLSVLTFRTPDEAVAKANNTQYGLSAGIWTEKGSRILAVANKLRAGVVWSNTFNKFDPTSPFGGYKESGFGREGGRHGLEAYLDV, from the coding sequence ATGGCTTCCGTATTCGAATACGCACCGGCGCCCGAGTCCCGCTCCGTCGTCGACATCGCCCCCTCCTACGGCCTCTTCATCGACGGCGAGTTCGCCGAGGCGGCCGACGGCAAGGTCTTCAAGACCGTCAGCCCCAGCACGGAAGAAGTGCTGTCCGAGGTCGCCCAGGCCGGCGAGGCGGACGTCGACCGTGCGGTCAAGGCCGCCCGCAAGGCCTTCGAGAAGTGGTCGGCGCTGCCGGGCTCCGAGCGCGCCAAGTTCCTGTTCCGCATCGCCCGGATCATCCAGGAGCGCAGCCGCGAGCTGGCCGTCCTGGAGACGCTGGACAACGGCAAGCCGATCAAGGAGACCCGCGACGCGGACCTCCCGCTGGTCGCCGCGCACTTCTTCTACTACGCGGGCTGGGCCGACAAGCTCGACCACGCCGGTTTCGGGGCGAACCCGCGTCCGCTGGGCGTGGCGGGCCAGGTCATCCCCTGGAACTTCCCGCTCCTCATGCTGGCCTGGAAGATCGCCCCGGCGCTCGCGACCGGCAACACGGTCGTCCTGAAGCCCGCCGAGACGACCCCCCTGTCCGCCCTGTTCTTCGCGGACATCTGCCGCCAGGCGGGCCTGCCCAAGGGCGTCGTCAACATCCTTCCGGGCTACGGCGACGCGGGCGCCGCCCTCGTGGCGCACCCGGACGTCAACAAGGTCGCCTTCACCGGCTCCACGGCCGTCGGCAAGGAGATCGCGCGGACCGTCGCGGGCACCCGCAAGAAGCTCACCCTCGAACTGGGCGGCAAGGGCGCCAACATCGTCTTCGACGACGCCCCGATCGACCAGGCCGTCGAGGGCATCGTGACCGGCATCTTCTTCAACCAGGGCCAGGTCTGCTGCGCGGGCAGCCGGCTGCTGGTCCAGGAGTCGATCCAGGACGAGCTGCTGGACTCCCTCAAGCGCCGCCTGTCCACGCTCCGCCTCGGCGACCCGCTGGACAAGAACACCGACATCGGCGCGATCAACTCCGCCGAGCAGCTGGCCCGGATCACCGCGCTGGCCGAGCGGGGCGAGGCGGAGGGCGCCGAGCGCTGGTCCCCGGCTTGCGAACTGCCGGGCTCCGGCTACTGGTTCGCCCCGACGCTGTTCACGAACGTCACCCAGGCGCACACCATCGCCCGCGACGAGATCTTCGGCCCGGTGCTGTCGGTCCTCACCTTCCGTACGCCGGACGAGGCGGTCGCCAAGGCGAACAACACGCAGTACGGCCTGTCGGCGGGCATCTGGACCGAGAAGGGCTCGCGGATCCTGGCCGTCGCGAACAAGCTGCGCGCCGGTGTCGTCTGGTCCAACACGTTCAACAAGTTCGATCCGACCTCGCCGTTCGGCGGTTACAAGGAGTCGGGCTTCGGCCGCGAGGGCGGCCGCCACGGCCTGGAGGCGTACCTCGATGTCTGA
- a CDS encoding aldehyde dehydrogenase has protein sequence MSEKTEKTEPRLSVFKTYKLYVGGKFPRSESGRVYEVTDSKGKWLANAPRSSRKDARDAVVAARKAFGGWSGATAYNRGQILYRVAEMLEGRREQFVREVADAEGLTKPKAAAVVDATIDRWVWYAGWTDKIAQVTGGANPVAGPYFNLSSPEPTGVVAVLAPQESSFLGLVSVVAPVIATGNTAVVIASERSPLPALSLAEVLATSDVPGGVVNVLSGRTAEIAAPLAAHQDVNAIDLAGADEALAKELEIAAADNLKRVLRPQAVDYFETPGIERMTAFLETKTVWHPTGSLGASGSSY, from the coding sequence ATGTCTGAGAAGACCGAAAAGACCGAACCGCGACTGTCGGTCTTCAAGACCTACAAGCTGTACGTCGGCGGGAAGTTCCCGCGTTCCGAGAGCGGCCGGGTGTACGAGGTGACCGACTCGAAGGGCAAGTGGCTGGCCAACGCACCGCGGTCCAGCCGTAAGGACGCCCGTGACGCGGTCGTGGCCGCGCGCAAGGCCTTCGGCGGCTGGTCCGGGGCGACGGCGTACAACCGCGGCCAGATCCTCTACCGCGTCGCGGAGATGCTGGAGGGCCGCCGCGAGCAGTTCGTGCGCGAAGTGGCCGACGCGGAGGGCCTGACCAAGCCGAAGGCGGCCGCGGTCGTGGACGCGACCATCGACCGCTGGGTCTGGTACGCAGGCTGGACCGACAAGATCGCCCAGGTGACCGGCGGCGCCAACCCGGTCGCGGGCCCGTACTTCAACCTCTCCTCGCCCGAGCCGACCGGAGTGGTCGCCGTCCTGGCCCCGCAGGAGTCGTCCTTCCTGGGCCTGGTGTCGGTCGTCGCCCCGGTGATCGCCACCGGCAACACGGCGGTCGTGATCGCGAGCGAGCGGTCCCCGCTCCCGGCGCTCTCCCTGGCCGAGGTGCTGGCCACCTCCGACGTCCCCGGCGGCGTGGTCAACGTCCTGTCCGGCCGTACGGCGGAGATCGCGGCCCCGCTGGCCGCGCACCAGGACGTCAACGCGATCGACCTCGCGGGCGCCGACGAGGCGCTGGCGAAGGAGCTGGAGATCGCGGCGGCCGACAATCTGAAGCGGGTGCTCCGTCCACAGGCTGTGGATTACTTCGAGACGCCCGGCATCGAGCGGATGACGGCGTTCCTGGAGACCAAGACGGTGTGGCACCCGACGGGCTCGCTGGGCGCGTCCGGCTCGTCGTACTGA
- a CDS encoding uridine kinase — MSLHLPSPARVVLLCGPSGSGKSLVAARSGLPVLRLDDFYKEGDDPTLPLVAGSADIDWDHPESWDADGAVEAIARLCATGSTPIPVYDIALSARTGEEQLHIGRTPLFVAEGIFAAEIVERCRERGMLADALCLTRGPVTTFRRRFLRDLKEGRKSVPFLLRRGWRLMRTERSIVARQVSLGAHPCGRDEALGRLAAAAAGRQARQQTAA; from the coding sequence GTGAGCCTTCATCTCCCGTCCCCCGCCCGTGTCGTGCTGCTGTGCGGCCCCTCCGGCTCGGGCAAGTCACTCGTCGCCGCCCGTTCCGGGCTCCCCGTGCTGCGCCTCGACGACTTCTACAAGGAGGGCGACGACCCGACGCTGCCCCTGGTGGCCGGGAGCGCGGACATCGACTGGGACCACCCCGAGTCCTGGGACGCGGACGGGGCGGTCGAGGCCATCGCCCGGCTGTGCGCCACCGGTTCCACGCCGATACCGGTGTACGACATCGCGCTGAGCGCCCGCACGGGCGAGGAGCAGCTGCACATCGGCCGTACCCCGCTGTTCGTCGCGGAGGGCATCTTCGCCGCGGAGATCGTCGAGCGCTGCCGTGAACGGGGCATGCTGGCGGACGCGCTCTGCCTGACCCGGGGCCCCGTCACCACCTTCCGCCGCCGCTTCCTGCGCGACCTGAAGGAGGGCCGCAAGTCGGTGCCGTTCCTGCTGCGCCGCGGCTGGCGGCTGATGCGCACGGAGCGGTCGATCGTCGCCCGCCAGGTGTCCCTGGGCGCGCATCCGTGCGGCCGGGACGAGGCGCTGGGCCGGCTGGCGGCGGCAGCGGCGGGCCGTCAGGCACGTCAGCAGACGGCGGCGTAG
- a CDS encoding SigE family RNA polymerase sigma factor — protein MNTLHSISTSAVITRLHDVHRGSEKSGADGGPSRASVFERGGGRGCARGTGRQHTTYMTVVDGHTGETHGGTAYREDSGEQRRSLTEAEFTAYVQERRASLYATAYHLTGDRFEAEDLLQSALFSTYRAWDRISDKAAVGGYLRRTMTNLHISAWRRRKLNEYPTEELPETPSDTDAMRGTELRAVLWQALARLPELQRTMLVLRYYEGRTDPEIAEILDISVGTVKSSIWRSLRRLRDDEVLSFGRDEENAFGELVA, from the coding sequence ATGAACACGCTGCACAGCATCAGCACCAGCGCCGTAATCACGCGTCTGCACGACGTGCACCGGGGTTCCGAGAAGTCCGGTGCCGATGGGGGTCCCTCCCGCGCGAGCGTGTTCGAGCGTGGGGGAGGGCGGGGGTGCGCTCGCGGCACCGGGCGTCAGCACACCACGTACATGACGGTGGTTGACGGCCACACGGGGGAAACGCACGGGGGAACCGCGTACAGGGAGGACTCGGGGGAGCAGCGCCGCTCCCTGACGGAGGCGGAGTTCACCGCCTACGTCCAGGAGCGCCGCGCCTCCCTGTACGCCACCGCCTACCACCTGACGGGCGACCGCTTCGAGGCCGAGGACCTGCTGCAGAGCGCGCTGTTCTCGACGTACAGGGCGTGGGACCGGATCAGCGACAAGGCGGCGGTCGGCGGATACCTCCGCCGCACCATGACGAACCTGCACATCAGCGCCTGGCGGCGCCGCAAGCTCAACGAGTACCCGACCGAGGAACTGCCGGAGACGCCCTCCGACACGGACGCGATGCGCGGCACCGAGCTGCGCGCGGTCCTGTGGCAGGCGCTGGCCCGGCTGCCCGAGCTCCAGCGCACCATGCTGGTCCTGCGCTACTACGAGGGCCGTACGGACCCGGAGATCGCGGAGATCCTCGACATCAGTGTCGGCACGGTGAAGTCCAGCATCTGGCGGTCGCTCCGCCGGCTGCGCGACGACGAGGTCCTCAGCTTCGGCCGTGACGAGGAGAACGCCTTCGGCGAACTGGTCGCCTGA
- the afsQ1 gene encoding two-component system response regulator AfsQ1 → MPSLLLIEDDDAIRTALELSLTRQGHRVATAASGEDGLKLLREQRPDLIVLDVMLPGIDGFEVCRRIRRTDQLPIILLTARSDDIDVVVGLESGADDYVVKPVQGRVLDARIRAVLRRGERESSDSATFGNVIIDRSAMTVTKNGEDLQLTPTELRLLLELSRRPGQALSRQQLLRLVWEHDYLGDSRLVDACVQRLRAKVEDVPSSPTLIRTVRGVGYRLDTPQ, encoded by the coding sequence GTGCCTTCCCTGTTGCTGATCGAGGACGACGACGCCATCCGGACGGCCCTGGAGCTCTCTCTGACGCGCCAGGGCCACCGGGTGGCGACCGCTGCCAGCGGTGAGGACGGACTGAAGCTGCTCCGCGAGCAGCGGCCCGACCTGATCGTGCTGGACGTCATGCTGCCCGGCATCGACGGCTTCGAGGTGTGCCGGCGCATCCGGCGCACCGACCAGCTGCCGATCATCCTGCTGACCGCGCGCAGCGACGACATCGACGTCGTGGTCGGGCTGGAGTCGGGAGCCGACGACTACGTCGTCAAACCCGTCCAGGGCCGGGTGCTGGACGCCCGGATCCGGGCCGTGCTGCGGCGCGGGGAGCGCGAGTCCAGCGACTCGGCGACCTTCGGCAACGTGATCATCGACCGTTCGGCGATGACCGTGACGAAGAACGGCGAGGATCTGCAGCTGACCCCGACCGAGCTGCGGCTGCTGCTGGAGCTCAGCCGGCGGCCCGGTCAGGCGCTGTCCCGCCAGCAGCTGCTGCGGCTGGTGTGGGAGCACGACTATCTGGGTGACTCGCGCCTGGTGGACGCGTGTGTGCAGCGGCTGCGCGCCAAGGTGGAGGACGTGCCCTCGTCCCCGACCCTGATCCGTACCGTCCGTGGTGTCGGCTACCGCTTGGACACGCCTCAGTGA